A window from Telopea speciosissima isolate NSW1024214 ecotype Mountain lineage chromosome 8, Tspe_v1, whole genome shotgun sequence encodes these proteins:
- the LOC122670562 gene encoding DNA-(apurinic or apyrimidinic site) endonuclease, chloroplastic isoform X2: MPVICASFCLTCAPFPLWVSLLLSSNAPLSFSYKPFAPRNWRSGSLVLSKTRVLESERLLSSHMVSPTLIVNSKKDMTLSSVGGGPHPRENLAKDNLEESNSVEIQTIRDDHSRLETMTVQELKTVMRSVGIPTRGRKCDLQSALKCFLAENDDACAGQSSVAEAHSIAVRTPVPSNGSPSKRKLINPSGEDQVQSPSTVSKISGIRQSKRRVKSPSLEVASTEVNSKFSTKKQNLPIKIDGHTGKKLPGVKGKASHICDEDDRAINGVDLSINPSEPWTMFAHKKPQPGWVAYNPRTMRPSPLTNDVPFVKLMSWNVNGLRALLKLEAFSALELAKRENFDVLCLQETKLQEKDVLDIKQSLLSGYDNSFWTCSVSKLGYSGTAVISRIKPQSVTYGLDKADHDSEGRLVTVEFDSFYLICAYVPNSGDGLRRLTYRVTQWDQDLSNYIKELEKSKPVMLTGDLNCAHQEIDIYNPAGNRRSAGFTDEERKSFETNFLSKGFVDTFRRQHPGIVGYTYWGYRHGGRANNRGWRLDYFLVSESMADKVHDSYILPDVVGSDHCPIGLILKL; this comes from the exons ATGCCGGTAATCTGCGCCTCCTTCTGCTTAACCTGCGCACCCTTTCCTCTCTGGGTCTCTCTTCTTCTGTCTTCAAATGCTCCACTCTCATTTAGTTACAAACCAT TTGCTCCAAGGAATTGGAGATCTGGATCCTTAGTTTTATCAAAAACAAGAGTGTTGGAGTCTGAACGTCTACTTTCGAGTCACATGGTTTCTCCAACACTGATAGTTAATAGCAAGAAAGATATGACATTGAGCTCAGTTGGGGGTGGCCCGCATCCTAGGGAGAACCTAGCAAAG GATAACTTGGAGGAAAGTAACTCAGTTGAAATTCAGACAATTAGGGATGACCATTCTAGACTGGAAACAATGACAGTGCAGGAGCTCAAAACAGTTATGAG GAGTGTTGGGATTCCTACTAGAGGTCGTAAGTGTGATCTTCAATCAGCCTTAAAGTGCTTCCTGGCTGAGAATGATGATG CATGTGCAGGTCAAAGTTCAGTAGCGGAAGCACATTCGATCGCTGTGAGAACGCCAGTACCTTCTAATGGCTCTCCATCAAAAAGGAAGCTTATTAACCCATCTGGTGAAGACCAGGTTCAAAGCCCGAGTACTGTTTCAAAAATTTCAGGAATTCGACAGTCTAAGAGAAGGGTAAAATCACCTTCGCTTGAGGTTGCCAGTACTGAAGTCAATTCtaaattttctaccaaaaaacagaACTTGCCAATCAAAATTGATGGACATACAG GTAAGAAGCTCCCTGGAGTAAAAGGAAAAGCTTCACATATTTGTGATGAAGATGATAGAGCCATTAATGGAGTCGATCTGTCCATCAATCCTAGTGAACCATGGACAATGTTTGCTCATAAGAAGCCGCAGCCTGGTTGGGTAGCGTATAATCCCAGAACCATGAGGCCTTCTCCTTTAACTAATGATGTACCATTTGTGAAGCTAATGTCTTGGAATGTTAACGGCTTAAGAGCTTTGCTGAAACTGGAGGCTTTCTCTGCTCTTGAACTtgcaaaaagggaaaattttgatGTGCTGTGCTTGCAAGAGACCAAACTGCAG GAGAAGGATGTTTTGGACATCAAGCAGTCTCTTCTATCTGGCTATGACAACAGCTTCTGGACATGTAGTGTCTCCAAGCTTGGGTACTCTGGTACTGCAGTTATCTCTCGG ATAAAGCCACAGTCAGTCACATATGGGCTTGACAAAGCTGATCATGATAGTGAAGGGAGGCTTGTGACAGTGGAGTTTGACTCATTTTATTTGATATGTGCATATGTTCCAAATTCTGGAGATGGATTGAGAAGGCTG ACTTACAGGGTTACACAATGGGATCAGGATCTTAGCAACTACATAAAA GAACTAGAAAAATCAAAGCCTGTCATGCTGACTGGTGATTTGAACTGTGCACATCAAGAGATAGATATTTACAACCCTGCT ggaaatagaaggagtgCTGGATTTACAGATGAAGAAAGGAAATCGTTTGAAACAAACTTCTTATCTAAAGGTTTTGTGGATACCTTTAGGAGGCAACATCCGGGTATTGTTGGCTATACCTACTGGGGTTATAGGCATGGAGGGCGTGCCAACAATAGAG GTTGGCGGCTTGATTACTTTCTTGTCTCAGAATCCATGGCGGACAAAGTTCATGACTCTTACATTCTTCCAGATGTTGTAGGCAGTGATCACTGTCCTATAGGCCTCATTCTGAAGCTCTAG
- the LOC122670562 gene encoding DNA-(apurinic or apyrimidinic site) endonuclease, chloroplastic isoform X1, with protein sequence MPVICASFCLTCAPFPLWVSLLLSSNAPLSFSYKPCSCNFAVAPRNWRSGSLVLSKTRVLESERLLSSHMVSPTLIVNSKKDMTLSSVGGGPHPRENLAKDNLEESNSVEIQTIRDDHSRLETMTVQELKTVMRSVGIPTRGRKCDLQSALKCFLAENDDACAGQSSVAEAHSIAVRTPVPSNGSPSKRKLINPSGEDQVQSPSTVSKISGIRQSKRRVKSPSLEVASTEVNSKFSTKKQNLPIKIDGHTGKKLPGVKGKASHICDEDDRAINGVDLSINPSEPWTMFAHKKPQPGWVAYNPRTMRPSPLTNDVPFVKLMSWNVNGLRALLKLEAFSALELAKRENFDVLCLQETKLQEKDVLDIKQSLLSGYDNSFWTCSVSKLGYSGTAVISRIKPQSVTYGLDKADHDSEGRLVTVEFDSFYLICAYVPNSGDGLRRLTYRVTQWDQDLSNYIKELEKSKPVMLTGDLNCAHQEIDIYNPAGNRRSAGFTDEERKSFETNFLSKGFVDTFRRQHPGIVGYTYWGYRHGGRANNRGWRLDYFLVSESMADKVHDSYILPDVVGSDHCPIGLILKL encoded by the exons ATGCCGGTAATCTGCGCCTCCTTCTGCTTAACCTGCGCACCCTTTCCTCTCTGGGTCTCTCTTCTTCTGTCTTCAAATGCTCCACTCTCATTTAGTTACAAACCATGTTCTTGCAA TTTTGCAGTTGCTCCAAGGAATTGGAGATCTGGATCCTTAGTTTTATCAAAAACAAGAGTGTTGGAGTCTGAACGTCTACTTTCGAGTCACATGGTTTCTCCAACACTGATAGTTAATAGCAAGAAAGATATGACATTGAGCTCAGTTGGGGGTGGCCCGCATCCTAGGGAGAACCTAGCAAAG GATAACTTGGAGGAAAGTAACTCAGTTGAAATTCAGACAATTAGGGATGACCATTCTAGACTGGAAACAATGACAGTGCAGGAGCTCAAAACAGTTATGAG GAGTGTTGGGATTCCTACTAGAGGTCGTAAGTGTGATCTTCAATCAGCCTTAAAGTGCTTCCTGGCTGAGAATGATGATG CATGTGCAGGTCAAAGTTCAGTAGCGGAAGCACATTCGATCGCTGTGAGAACGCCAGTACCTTCTAATGGCTCTCCATCAAAAAGGAAGCTTATTAACCCATCTGGTGAAGACCAGGTTCAAAGCCCGAGTACTGTTTCAAAAATTTCAGGAATTCGACAGTCTAAGAGAAGGGTAAAATCACCTTCGCTTGAGGTTGCCAGTACTGAAGTCAATTCtaaattttctaccaaaaaacagaACTTGCCAATCAAAATTGATGGACATACAG GTAAGAAGCTCCCTGGAGTAAAAGGAAAAGCTTCACATATTTGTGATGAAGATGATAGAGCCATTAATGGAGTCGATCTGTCCATCAATCCTAGTGAACCATGGACAATGTTTGCTCATAAGAAGCCGCAGCCTGGTTGGGTAGCGTATAATCCCAGAACCATGAGGCCTTCTCCTTTAACTAATGATGTACCATTTGTGAAGCTAATGTCTTGGAATGTTAACGGCTTAAGAGCTTTGCTGAAACTGGAGGCTTTCTCTGCTCTTGAACTtgcaaaaagggaaaattttgatGTGCTGTGCTTGCAAGAGACCAAACTGCAG GAGAAGGATGTTTTGGACATCAAGCAGTCTCTTCTATCTGGCTATGACAACAGCTTCTGGACATGTAGTGTCTCCAAGCTTGGGTACTCTGGTACTGCAGTTATCTCTCGG ATAAAGCCACAGTCAGTCACATATGGGCTTGACAAAGCTGATCATGATAGTGAAGGGAGGCTTGTGACAGTGGAGTTTGACTCATTTTATTTGATATGTGCATATGTTCCAAATTCTGGAGATGGATTGAGAAGGCTG ACTTACAGGGTTACACAATGGGATCAGGATCTTAGCAACTACATAAAA GAACTAGAAAAATCAAAGCCTGTCATGCTGACTGGTGATTTGAACTGTGCACATCAAGAGATAGATATTTACAACCCTGCT ggaaatagaaggagtgCTGGATTTACAGATGAAGAAAGGAAATCGTTTGAAACAAACTTCTTATCTAAAGGTTTTGTGGATACCTTTAGGAGGCAACATCCGGGTATTGTTGGCTATACCTACTGGGGTTATAGGCATGGAGGGCGTGCCAACAATAGAG GTTGGCGGCTTGATTACTTTCTTGTCTCAGAATCCATGGCGGACAAAGTTCATGACTCTTACATTCTTCCAGATGTTGTAGGCAGTGATCACTGTCCTATAGGCCTCATTCTGAAGCTCTAG
- the LOC122670562 gene encoding DNA-(apurinic or apyrimidinic site) endonuclease, chloroplastic isoform X3 produces MLHSHLVTNHVLAIAPRNWRSGSLVLSKTRVLESERLLSSHMVSPTLIVNSKKDMTLSSVGGGPHPRENLAKDNLEESNSVEIQTIRDDHSRLETMTVQELKTVMRSVGIPTRGRKCDLQSALKCFLAENDDACAGQSSVAEAHSIAVRTPVPSNGSPSKRKLINPSGEDQVQSPSTVSKISGIRQSKRRVKSPSLEVASTEVNSKFSTKKQNLPIKIDGHTGKKLPGVKGKASHICDEDDRAINGVDLSINPSEPWTMFAHKKPQPGWVAYNPRTMRPSPLTNDVPFVKLMSWNVNGLRALLKLEAFSALELAKRENFDVLCLQETKLQEKDVLDIKQSLLSGYDNSFWTCSVSKLGYSGTAVISRIKPQSVTYGLDKADHDSEGRLVTVEFDSFYLICAYVPNSGDGLRRLTYRVTQWDQDLSNYIKELEKSKPVMLTGDLNCAHQEIDIYNPAGNRRSAGFTDEERKSFETNFLSKGFVDTFRRQHPGIVGYTYWGYRHGGRANNRGWRLDYFLVSESMADKVHDSYILPDVVGSDHCPIGLILKL; encoded by the exons ATGCTCCACTCTCATTTAGTTACAAACCATGTTCTTGCAA TTGCTCCAAGGAATTGGAGATCTGGATCCTTAGTTTTATCAAAAACAAGAGTGTTGGAGTCTGAACGTCTACTTTCGAGTCACATGGTTTCTCCAACACTGATAGTTAATAGCAAGAAAGATATGACATTGAGCTCAGTTGGGGGTGGCCCGCATCCTAGGGAGAACCTAGCAAAG GATAACTTGGAGGAAAGTAACTCAGTTGAAATTCAGACAATTAGGGATGACCATTCTAGACTGGAAACAATGACAGTGCAGGAGCTCAAAACAGTTATGAG GAGTGTTGGGATTCCTACTAGAGGTCGTAAGTGTGATCTTCAATCAGCCTTAAAGTGCTTCCTGGCTGAGAATGATGATG CATGTGCAGGTCAAAGTTCAGTAGCGGAAGCACATTCGATCGCTGTGAGAACGCCAGTACCTTCTAATGGCTCTCCATCAAAAAGGAAGCTTATTAACCCATCTGGTGAAGACCAGGTTCAAAGCCCGAGTACTGTTTCAAAAATTTCAGGAATTCGACAGTCTAAGAGAAGGGTAAAATCACCTTCGCTTGAGGTTGCCAGTACTGAAGTCAATTCtaaattttctaccaaaaaacagaACTTGCCAATCAAAATTGATGGACATACAG GTAAGAAGCTCCCTGGAGTAAAAGGAAAAGCTTCACATATTTGTGATGAAGATGATAGAGCCATTAATGGAGTCGATCTGTCCATCAATCCTAGTGAACCATGGACAATGTTTGCTCATAAGAAGCCGCAGCCTGGTTGGGTAGCGTATAATCCCAGAACCATGAGGCCTTCTCCTTTAACTAATGATGTACCATTTGTGAAGCTAATGTCTTGGAATGTTAACGGCTTAAGAGCTTTGCTGAAACTGGAGGCTTTCTCTGCTCTTGAACTtgcaaaaagggaaaattttgatGTGCTGTGCTTGCAAGAGACCAAACTGCAG GAGAAGGATGTTTTGGACATCAAGCAGTCTCTTCTATCTGGCTATGACAACAGCTTCTGGACATGTAGTGTCTCCAAGCTTGGGTACTCTGGTACTGCAGTTATCTCTCGG ATAAAGCCACAGTCAGTCACATATGGGCTTGACAAAGCTGATCATGATAGTGAAGGGAGGCTTGTGACAGTGGAGTTTGACTCATTTTATTTGATATGTGCATATGTTCCAAATTCTGGAGATGGATTGAGAAGGCTG ACTTACAGGGTTACACAATGGGATCAGGATCTTAGCAACTACATAAAA GAACTAGAAAAATCAAAGCCTGTCATGCTGACTGGTGATTTGAACTGTGCACATCAAGAGATAGATATTTACAACCCTGCT ggaaatagaaggagtgCTGGATTTACAGATGAAGAAAGGAAATCGTTTGAAACAAACTTCTTATCTAAAGGTTTTGTGGATACCTTTAGGAGGCAACATCCGGGTATTGTTGGCTATACCTACTGGGGTTATAGGCATGGAGGGCGTGCCAACAATAGAG GTTGGCGGCTTGATTACTTTCTTGTCTCAGAATCCATGGCGGACAAAGTTCATGACTCTTACATTCTTCCAGATGTTGTAGGCAGTGATCACTGTCCTATAGGCCTCATTCTGAAGCTCTAG
- the LOC122670562 gene encoding DNA-(apurinic or apyrimidinic site) endonuclease, chloroplastic isoform X4 — protein MLISRVLFAVAPRNWRSGSLVLSKTRVLESERLLSSHMVSPTLIVNSKKDMTLSSVGGGPHPRENLAKDNLEESNSVEIQTIRDDHSRLETMTVQELKTVMRSVGIPTRGRKCDLQSALKCFLAENDDACAGQSSVAEAHSIAVRTPVPSNGSPSKRKLINPSGEDQVQSPSTVSKISGIRQSKRRVKSPSLEVASTEVNSKFSTKKQNLPIKIDGHTGKKLPGVKGKASHICDEDDRAINGVDLSINPSEPWTMFAHKKPQPGWVAYNPRTMRPSPLTNDVPFVKLMSWNVNGLRALLKLEAFSALELAKRENFDVLCLQETKLQEKDVLDIKQSLLSGYDNSFWTCSVSKLGYSGTAVISRIKPQSVTYGLDKADHDSEGRLVTVEFDSFYLICAYVPNSGDGLRRLTYRVTQWDQDLSNYIKELEKSKPVMLTGDLNCAHQEIDIYNPAGNRRSAGFTDEERKSFETNFLSKGFVDTFRRQHPGIVGYTYWGYRHGGRANNRGWRLDYFLVSESMADKVHDSYILPDVVGSDHCPIGLILKL, from the exons ATGCTGATTAGCAGAGTGCT TTTTGCAGTTGCTCCAAGGAATTGGAGATCTGGATCCTTAGTTTTATCAAAAACAAGAGTGTTGGAGTCTGAACGTCTACTTTCGAGTCACATGGTTTCTCCAACACTGATAGTTAATAGCAAGAAAGATATGACATTGAGCTCAGTTGGGGGTGGCCCGCATCCTAGGGAGAACCTAGCAAAG GATAACTTGGAGGAAAGTAACTCAGTTGAAATTCAGACAATTAGGGATGACCATTCTAGACTGGAAACAATGACAGTGCAGGAGCTCAAAACAGTTATGAG GAGTGTTGGGATTCCTACTAGAGGTCGTAAGTGTGATCTTCAATCAGCCTTAAAGTGCTTCCTGGCTGAGAATGATGATG CATGTGCAGGTCAAAGTTCAGTAGCGGAAGCACATTCGATCGCTGTGAGAACGCCAGTACCTTCTAATGGCTCTCCATCAAAAAGGAAGCTTATTAACCCATCTGGTGAAGACCAGGTTCAAAGCCCGAGTACTGTTTCAAAAATTTCAGGAATTCGACAGTCTAAGAGAAGGGTAAAATCACCTTCGCTTGAGGTTGCCAGTACTGAAGTCAATTCtaaattttctaccaaaaaacagaACTTGCCAATCAAAATTGATGGACATACAG GTAAGAAGCTCCCTGGAGTAAAAGGAAAAGCTTCACATATTTGTGATGAAGATGATAGAGCCATTAATGGAGTCGATCTGTCCATCAATCCTAGTGAACCATGGACAATGTTTGCTCATAAGAAGCCGCAGCCTGGTTGGGTAGCGTATAATCCCAGAACCATGAGGCCTTCTCCTTTAACTAATGATGTACCATTTGTGAAGCTAATGTCTTGGAATGTTAACGGCTTAAGAGCTTTGCTGAAACTGGAGGCTTTCTCTGCTCTTGAACTtgcaaaaagggaaaattttgatGTGCTGTGCTTGCAAGAGACCAAACTGCAG GAGAAGGATGTTTTGGACATCAAGCAGTCTCTTCTATCTGGCTATGACAACAGCTTCTGGACATGTAGTGTCTCCAAGCTTGGGTACTCTGGTACTGCAGTTATCTCTCGG ATAAAGCCACAGTCAGTCACATATGGGCTTGACAAAGCTGATCATGATAGTGAAGGGAGGCTTGTGACAGTGGAGTTTGACTCATTTTATTTGATATGTGCATATGTTCCAAATTCTGGAGATGGATTGAGAAGGCTG ACTTACAGGGTTACACAATGGGATCAGGATCTTAGCAACTACATAAAA GAACTAGAAAAATCAAAGCCTGTCATGCTGACTGGTGATTTGAACTGTGCACATCAAGAGATAGATATTTACAACCCTGCT ggaaatagaaggagtgCTGGATTTACAGATGAAGAAAGGAAATCGTTTGAAACAAACTTCTTATCTAAAGGTTTTGTGGATACCTTTAGGAGGCAACATCCGGGTATTGTTGGCTATACCTACTGGGGTTATAGGCATGGAGGGCGTGCCAACAATAGAG GTTGGCGGCTTGATTACTTTCTTGTCTCAGAATCCATGGCGGACAAAGTTCATGACTCTTACATTCTTCCAGATGTTGTAGGCAGTGATCACTGTCCTATAGGCCTCATTCTGAAGCTCTAG
- the LOC122670562 gene encoding DNA-(apurinic or apyrimidinic site) endonuclease, chloroplastic isoform X5, with protein MVSPTLIVNSKKDMTLSSVGGGPHPRENLAKDNLEESNSVEIQTIRDDHSRLETMTVQELKTVMRSVGIPTRGRKCDLQSALKCFLAENDDACAGQSSVAEAHSIAVRTPVPSNGSPSKRKLINPSGEDQVQSPSTVSKISGIRQSKRRVKSPSLEVASTEVNSKFSTKKQNLPIKIDGHTGKKLPGVKGKASHICDEDDRAINGVDLSINPSEPWTMFAHKKPQPGWVAYNPRTMRPSPLTNDVPFVKLMSWNVNGLRALLKLEAFSALELAKRENFDVLCLQETKLQEKDVLDIKQSLLSGYDNSFWTCSVSKLGYSGTAVISRIKPQSVTYGLDKADHDSEGRLVTVEFDSFYLICAYVPNSGDGLRRLTYRVTQWDQDLSNYIKELEKSKPVMLTGDLNCAHQEIDIYNPAGNRRSAGFTDEERKSFETNFLSKGFVDTFRRQHPGIVGYTYWGYRHGGRANNRGWRLDYFLVSESMADKVHDSYILPDVVGSDHCPIGLILKL; from the exons ATGGTTTCTCCAACACTGATAGTTAATAGCAAGAAAGATATGACATTGAGCTCAGTTGGGGGTGGCCCGCATCCTAGGGAGAACCTAGCAAAG GATAACTTGGAGGAAAGTAACTCAGTTGAAATTCAGACAATTAGGGATGACCATTCTAGACTGGAAACAATGACAGTGCAGGAGCTCAAAACAGTTATGAG GAGTGTTGGGATTCCTACTAGAGGTCGTAAGTGTGATCTTCAATCAGCCTTAAAGTGCTTCCTGGCTGAGAATGATGATG CATGTGCAGGTCAAAGTTCAGTAGCGGAAGCACATTCGATCGCTGTGAGAACGCCAGTACCTTCTAATGGCTCTCCATCAAAAAGGAAGCTTATTAACCCATCTGGTGAAGACCAGGTTCAAAGCCCGAGTACTGTTTCAAAAATTTCAGGAATTCGACAGTCTAAGAGAAGGGTAAAATCACCTTCGCTTGAGGTTGCCAGTACTGAAGTCAATTCtaaattttctaccaaaaaacagaACTTGCCAATCAAAATTGATGGACATACAG GTAAGAAGCTCCCTGGAGTAAAAGGAAAAGCTTCACATATTTGTGATGAAGATGATAGAGCCATTAATGGAGTCGATCTGTCCATCAATCCTAGTGAACCATGGACAATGTTTGCTCATAAGAAGCCGCAGCCTGGTTGGGTAGCGTATAATCCCAGAACCATGAGGCCTTCTCCTTTAACTAATGATGTACCATTTGTGAAGCTAATGTCTTGGAATGTTAACGGCTTAAGAGCTTTGCTGAAACTGGAGGCTTTCTCTGCTCTTGAACTtgcaaaaagggaaaattttgatGTGCTGTGCTTGCAAGAGACCAAACTGCAG GAGAAGGATGTTTTGGACATCAAGCAGTCTCTTCTATCTGGCTATGACAACAGCTTCTGGACATGTAGTGTCTCCAAGCTTGGGTACTCTGGTACTGCAGTTATCTCTCGG ATAAAGCCACAGTCAGTCACATATGGGCTTGACAAAGCTGATCATGATAGTGAAGGGAGGCTTGTGACAGTGGAGTTTGACTCATTTTATTTGATATGTGCATATGTTCCAAATTCTGGAGATGGATTGAGAAGGCTG ACTTACAGGGTTACACAATGGGATCAGGATCTTAGCAACTACATAAAA GAACTAGAAAAATCAAAGCCTGTCATGCTGACTGGTGATTTGAACTGTGCACATCAAGAGATAGATATTTACAACCCTGCT ggaaatagaaggagtgCTGGATTTACAGATGAAGAAAGGAAATCGTTTGAAACAAACTTCTTATCTAAAGGTTTTGTGGATACCTTTAGGAGGCAACATCCGGGTATTGTTGGCTATACCTACTGGGGTTATAGGCATGGAGGGCGTGCCAACAATAGAG GTTGGCGGCTTGATTACTTTCTTGTCTCAGAATCCATGGCGGACAAAGTTCATGACTCTTACATTCTTCCAGATGTTGTAGGCAGTGATCACTGTCCTATAGGCCTCATTCTGAAGCTCTAG
- the LOC122670566 gene encoding uncharacterized protein LOC122670566, with amino-acid sequence MASLILSNTVPTSLHLSRRTQVSIRPLHTFSSPAIRFPGSLFCRNTRGLVVRTRAGPSTSSLIFAFVFPLSLLLATIFTSIKIADKLDRDFLEEVALNQSMMEVQDDDDDEDSPISIEEPALPRSRNRPKREA; translated from the exons ATGGCGAGTCTCATCCTCTCTAATACAGTCCCCACTTCACTCCACCTTAGCAGAAGGACTCAAGTTTCGATCCGACCGTTGCACACCTTCTCATCTCCTGCCATTCGCTTTCCCGGCAGTCTTTTTTGTCGGAATACGAGAGGTTTAGTGGTGAGAACCAGGGCTGGACCCAGCACTTCCAGTCTTATTTTTGCTTTTGTGTTcccactttctcttcttctcgcCACTATCTTCACCTCTATTAAGATTGCTGATAAACTCGACAGGGATTTCCTCGAAGAG GTTGCTCTTAACCAATCAATGATGGAAGTgcaagatgatgatgatgatgaagatagtCCTATTTCCATAGAGGAACCTGCACTCCCTCGTTCTAGAAATCGTCCCAAACGTGAAGCTTAG